One genomic region from Clostridia bacterium encodes:
- a CDS encoding helix-turn-helix transcriptional regulator: MNNFKYNLIITRKRCKYTQKEMADMLGVTEGCYAHWEQGRNEPSIAYIIQLCKLLHVTSDELLGVNNDEN, from the coding sequence ATGAACAATTTTAAGTACAATCTCATAATCACCCGCAAGCGTTGCAAGTATACCCAAAAGGAGATGGCGGATATGCTTGGCGTGACCGAGGGTTGCTACGCGCACTGGGAACAAGGGCGGAATGAGCCGAGCATCGCTTATATCATTCAGCTTTGCAAACTGTTACACGTTACGTCGGACGAGCTGCTGGGTGTCAACAATGACGAGAACTAA
- a CDS encoding tyrosine-type recombinase/integrase, whose amino-acid sequence MDNYFQNRDIENTKKLSALRKQLPPYCGKYFVAISSVTTALTRLGYARDLLIFFNYLCSTGQFGMCTPPEFDIDRLNAVTQSDIEAYLDYLSNYEVDGKIYVNKLSAMSRKLSAVRSLFKYLYNKDLLHENVSAKVLTPKLHEKEIIRLESDEMQRFMDVVERGDNLGEGHQSAYHKNVALRDMAITTLLLGTGIRISECVGLNVDDLDFDNRKFVVTRKGGSRSILYMPQEVIDALQAYLSVRLAIPTDTDALFLSLQNRRINVRTVQIMVRKYAAAAVPTKHITPHKLRSTFGTNLYRETKDIYVVATVLGHSDVNTTKKHYAAISEDIKKQAAEVVRLRPSDGDDTHE is encoded by the coding sequence ATGGACAATTACTTTCAAAACCGCGATATCGAAAACACGAAGAAGCTGAGCGCGCTACGCAAGCAACTGCCGCCCTACTGCGGCAAGTATTTCGTCGCCATTTCTTCGGTCACGACGGCTTTGACGAGATTGGGCTACGCACGCGATTTGCTCATATTCTTCAACTACCTCTGCTCTACCGGTCAATTCGGCATGTGCACACCCCCCGAGTTCGATATCGACCGTCTCAACGCCGTAACGCAATCGGACATCGAGGCCTATCTCGATTATCTGTCCAATTACGAGGTGGACGGCAAAATATACGTCAATAAATTGAGCGCCATGTCGCGCAAACTGTCCGCCGTGCGCTCTCTCTTCAAATATCTGTATAACAAGGACTTGTTGCACGAAAACGTTTCCGCCAAGGTGCTGACGCCCAAACTGCACGAAAAGGAAATCATTAGGCTGGAGTCGGACGAAATGCAGCGCTTTATGGACGTGGTGGAACGCGGCGACAATCTGGGCGAGGGGCATCAATCGGCCTACCACAAAAACGTCGCCCTGCGCGATATGGCCATCACTACCCTACTGCTCGGCACGGGCATTCGTATCAGCGAATGCGTCGGCCTCAACGTGGACGACCTGGACTTCGACAACCGCAAATTCGTCGTGACGAGGAAAGGCGGCAGTCGCTCCATATTGTATATGCCCCAAGAGGTGATCGACGCGTTGCAGGCCTACCTCAGCGTACGTTTGGCCATTCCCACAGATACCGACGCCTTGTTTTTGTCCCTGCAAAACAGGCGTATCAACGTGCGTACCGTGCAGATTATGGTGCGAAAATACGCCGCGGCCGCCGTGCCGACGAAGCATATCACGCCGCACAAATTGCGCTCTACGTTCGGTACCAATCTATATAGAGAAACCAAAGATATTTATGTCGTGGCCACCGTACTCGGCCATAGCGACGTGAATACGACCAAAAAACACTACGCCGCCATCAGCGAAGATATCAAAAAGCAGGCGGCAGAGGTCGTGCGCTTGCGCCCCTCGGACGGCGACGATACGCACGAATAA
- a CDS encoding methionine gamma-lyase family protein yields MTDIDDKIQRILTDAVIAAGAQFATIDRVALANQAKVLDAFRRNNVSERHLKGSTGYGYGDIGRDTLCAVYADVFHAEAAIVSPLITGGTHALAIGLFGLLRPGDTLLSVTGKPYDTLDSIINGEEAGGMREYGIAYRQVDLIGDAFDFDAIRRALAERPKVVFITRSRGYSDRNALSVQAIGECISFVKSIDSEAVIFVDNCYGEFVQDSEPTDVGADLIAGSLIKNIGGGLAPTGGYLAGKKRYVDAAAYRLTAPGIGMEVGSYAYGYQYYYQGLFMAPHVVAGALKGSILFGHAFTIAGYTTIPKANADCYDIIRSIVFDSESELIAFIREIQKVSPIDSNVVPYPWDMPGYQDQVIMAAGTFVGGASIELSADAPIKKPYIAYLQGALTYEHAYLAVKQCLRAVLEAKHD; encoded by the coding sequence ATGACTGATATCGACGACAAAATTCAACGAATACTAACGGACGCAGTGATAGCGGCCGGTGCGCAATTTGCCACAATAGACCGCGTCGCGCTCGCCAATCAAGCCAAAGTGCTGGACGCTTTTCGCCGCAACAACGTCTCCGAACGCCACCTCAAAGGCTCCACGGGGTACGGCTACGGCGATATAGGCCGCGACACACTGTGCGCGGTTTACGCCGACGTCTTCCACGCGGAGGCGGCTATCGTTTCCCCGCTTATTACGGGCGGCACGCACGCCTTGGCCATCGGCTTATTCGGCTTGTTGCGTCCGGGCGACACCCTTCTTTCGGTGACGGGCAAGCCCTACGATACCCTCGACAGCATCATCAACGGGGAAGAGGCGGGCGGTATGCGCGAATACGGCATTGCCTATCGACAAGTGGATTTGATAGGCGACGCGTTCGATTTCGACGCCATACGCCGCGCCCTCGCCGAACGCCCGAAAGTGGTCTTCATCACGCGCTCACGCGGCTATTCCGATCGCAACGCCTTGTCCGTCCAAGCCATCGGCGAGTGCATTTCCTTCGTCAAGTCCATAGATAGTGAGGCCGTCATATTCGTGGATAATTGCTACGGCGAATTCGTCCAGGATTCCGAGCCGACGGACGTCGGCGCAGACCTCATCGCAGGCAGTCTTATCAAAAATATCGGGGGCGGATTGGCACCCACGGGCGGCTATTTGGCGGGCAAAAAACGCTACGTAGACGCCGCCGCCTATCGCCTGACCGCACCGGGTATCGGCATGGAAGTTGGTTCCTACGCCTACGGCTATCAATACTACTATCAAGGCCTGTTTATGGCGCCGCACGTGGTCGCGGGGGCGTTGAAAGGCAGCATTCTCTTCGGGCACGCGTTCACGATAGCGGGCTACACCACTATCCCAAAGGCCAACGCCGATTGCTACGATATTATCCGCAGTATCGTATTCGACAGCGAGAGCGAATTGATAGCCTTTATCCGCGAGATCCAAAAGGTTTCGCCCATCGACAGCAACGTGGTGCCGTATCCGTGGGATATGCCCGGCTACCAAGATCAAGTCATCATGGCGGCGGGCACGTTCGTAGGCGGCGCCAGCATCGAATTGAGCGCGGACGCGCCCATCAAAAAGCCCTATATCGCCTATTTACAGGGCGCATTGACTTACGAACACGCGTATTTGGCCGTCAAACAATGTTTACGAGCGGTATTGGAGGCAAAGCATGACTAA
- the miaA gene encoding tRNA (adenosine(37)-N6)-dimethylallyltransferase MiaA, translating to MKGRIIVIGGPTATGKTALSVAAAKALDGEVVSADSMQIYRRMNIGTAKVTPEEMQGVPHYMIDVVEPDAPFSVAEYQRMASACVDDILSRGKTPILVGGTGLYINSLLYPMTFREYNPQIRAQIEAMYAEKGNEYMYELLRQKAPERAAKLFPNDVKRVGRALELALNGEEHSLGDMHKEPRYDYRMFVLSGDRADLYERINLRVDVMEAKGLVDEVIALLASGVPYSAQSFQAIAYKEMAEYLRGENSYSGTIELIKKRSRNYAKRQLTWFRQYENAVWLDYKEFNSNLNKVIEND from the coding sequence ATGAAGGGTAGAATTATCGTGATAGGTGGCCCCACGGCCACCGGCAAAACGGCGCTGAGCGTAGCCGCCGCCAAGGCTTTGGACGGCGAAGTCGTCAGCGCGGACAGTATGCAAATCTACCGTCGCATGAATATCGGCACGGCCAAAGTCACCCCCGAGGAGATGCAGGGCGTGCCGCATTATATGATTGACGTGGTAGAGCCGGACGCGCCTTTTTCGGTGGCGGAGTATCAACGCATGGCTTCCGCTTGCGTGGACGATATACTATCCCGCGGCAAGACGCCCATACTCGTGGGCGGCACGGGGTTATACATCAATTCGCTATTGTATCCCATGACTTTTCGCGAGTATAATCCCCAAATTCGAGCGCAAATCGAAGCGATGTACGCCGAAAAAGGCAACGAATATATGTACGAACTGCTTCGCCAAAAAGCGCCCGAACGCGCCGCAAAACTCTTTCCCAACGACGTAAAAAGGGTAGGGCGTGCGCTGGAATTAGCCCTCAACGGAGAGGAGCACAGCCTGGGCGATATGCACAAAGAGCCACGCTACGACTACCGTATGTTCGTGCTGTCGGGCGACAGAGCGGACTTATACGAGCGCATCAATCTTCGCGTGGACGTGATGGAAGCCAAGGGCTTAGTGGACGAAGTAATCGCGTTACTGGCAAGCGGCGTGCCGTATTCGGCGCAGTCCTTCCAAGCCATCGCCTACAAAGAAATGGCCGAATATCTGCGGGGTGAAAATTCCTATTCGGGCACGATAGAACTCATCAAAAAACGCTCGCGCAACTACGCCAAGCGGCAGTTGACCTGGTTCCGCCAATACGAAAACGCGGTATGGCTGGACTACAAAGAATTCAATTCCAACCTAAATAAGGTAATCGAAAATGACTGA
- the mutL gene encoding DNA mismatch repair endonuclease MutL, which yields MADIHVLDASVYNKISAGEVVEKPSSVVKELVENALDAGATEVFVRFTGGGLDEICVSDNGKGISADDLDKVFLPHATSKITTAEDLFHVGTLGFRGEAMASIAAVAMVKLTSRQAGGEAYAITASGNEIGKAMLSSGAVGTTVEVRNLFYHTPARLKFLRSAKQEGRDIVALCERLIIANPHIRFTLTGEGKTLLQTTGDGLESAVCAVFGEEAFGHMLHVAKSEYGYTVEGYVSDVDYTAGTRANQITVVNGRVVSNATLSASVNNAYRDYLMKRNYALFALHIRMPNDEIDVNVHPTKADVRFVYANKLFGFAYRVVRQALEEYLRSRDILFNQPIEAVSPQKPVGDEVPSHVELDVDAPQNTSRFAENDAYAQAYTAYRDNLFDAVNAKSDLPFDFDSPAVAPRSTERKDFPTEDVGVDLLGGYAQEEPKSTDTPPAEEPFDSSALRVVGQVLGTYIVAEYKGELLLVDQHAAAERVLYNRIIRQYADKNLVVQPLLVPYDFDLAEEESALLSDRLADICALGIDIKRTGETSFSLEAMPALLVDMDVQAFVHLLLSEGFDGTNARILHEKLAYTACRAAVKGNTYMDVDAIKLLCQNLFGEALPAHCPHGRPAYIKLSKYQLDKMFKRIV from the coding sequence ATGGCTGATATCCACGTACTTGACGCGTCCGTCTACAACAAAATATCGGCGGGTGAAGTGGTCGAAAAACCTTCGTCCGTCGTCAAAGAATTGGTAGAAAACGCATTGGATGCGGGCGCTACCGAGGTTTTCGTGCGCTTTACGGGGGGCGGCTTGGACGAAATATGTGTTTCGGACAACGGCAAAGGTATTTCAGCAGACGACCTCGACAAAGTGTTTTTGCCCCACGCCACCAGCAAAATCACCACGGCCGAAGACCTTTTCCACGTCGGCACGCTTGGATTCCGCGGCGAAGCGATGGCTTCTATTGCCGCGGTGGCTATGGTCAAATTGACCTCGCGCCAAGCGGGCGGCGAGGCATACGCAATCACAGCGAGCGGCAACGAAATCGGCAAGGCTATGCTATCTTCTGGTGCCGTGGGCACGACCGTCGAGGTGCGCAATTTGTTCTATCATACCCCCGCGCGTCTCAAGTTTTTGCGGTCAGCCAAGCAGGAAGGGCGGGATATCGTCGCGTTGTGCGAACGGTTGATCATCGCCAATCCGCATATCCGTTTCACCTTGACGGGCGAGGGCAAAACCCTCTTGCAGACGACGGGCGACGGGCTCGAGTCCGCCGTGTGCGCGGTCTTCGGCGAAGAGGCGTTCGGGCACATGCTGCACGTCGCCAAAAGCGAATACGGCTATACCGTCGAGGGGTACGTCTCGGACGTGGACTACACGGCGGGCACACGCGCCAATCAAATCACCGTGGTCAACGGCAGAGTCGTCTCCAACGCCACTTTGTCCGCCTCGGTCAACAACGCATATCGCGACTACCTGATGAAACGCAACTACGCGTTGTTCGCCTTGCATATCCGTATGCCCAACGACGAGATAGACGTCAACGTGCACCCCACCAAAGCGGACGTGCGTTTCGTCTACGCCAACAAATTGTTCGGCTTTGCCTATCGCGTGGTGCGGCAGGCACTCGAAGAATACTTGCGCTCGCGCGATATCCTGTTCAACCAACCCATCGAAGCCGTTTCGCCGCAAAAACCAGTGGGAGACGAAGTCCCGTCGCACGTCGAACTCGATGTCGACGCGCCCCAAAACACGTCTCGTTTCGCCGAAAATGACGCTTATGCGCAAGCCTATACGGCCTATCGGGACAACTTGTTCGACGCGGTCAACGCCAAATCGGATCTTCCCTTCGATTTCGACAGTCCCGCCGTCGCGCCCCGTTCGACCGAGCGAAAGGACTTTCCGACCGAAGACGTAGGCGTCGACTTGCTTGGCGGTTACGCCCAAGAGGAGCCGAAATCTACCGATACACCGCCCGCCGAGGAGCCTTTTGACTCGTCCGCGCTACGCGTAGTGGGGCAGGTGCTCGGCACCTATATCGTGGCGGAGTACAAGGGCGAACTATTGCTCGTCGACCAGCACGCCGCGGCCGAACGCGTGCTGTACAACCGCATTATACGCCAATACGCCGACAAAAACTTAGTCGTGCAACCCTTGCTCGTGCCGTACGACTTCGACCTTGCGGAAGAGGAGAGCGCGTTGCTTTCCGACCGCCTTGCGGATATTTGCGCTTTGGGTATCGACATCAAACGGACGGGCGAGACCTCGTTTTCCCTCGAAGCCATGCCCGCTTTGCTCGTCGATATGGACGTACAAGCGTTCGTCCATCTGTTGTTGAGCGAAGGATTCGACGGCACCAACGCGCGCATTTTGCACGAAAAATTGGCGTACACCGCGTGTAGAGCCGCCGTCAAAGGCAATACCTATATGGACGTGGACGCCATCAAATTGCTGTGTCAAAACCTATTCGGCGAGGCCTTGCCCGCGCATTGTCCGCACGGTAGACCCGCCTATATCAAACTCAGCAAATATCAACTCGACAAGATGTTCAAACGTATCGTATGA
- the mutS gene encoding DNA mismatch repair protein MutS, translating to MSLPDKSKLSPMMQHYMDVKEQYPDVILMYRLGDFYEMFFDDAVTVSRELELTLTGRDCGLPERAPMCGVPYHAVDTYVSRLINKGYKVAICEQLTSPGESKGMLERDVVRVITAGTVVEDTILDEKQNNYLAAFYYTAKGCGVAYADLSTGEFKLTQTEGEDALKMAENILNGVHASEIILNADGKNRLNPDAVYRVNPTIYYDYAFKYTDAYGVLCQQFGVRTLEAYECEDCPLGISAAGALMSYLLETQKRALSHFNKVQKVNQSSIMFFDAATRRNLELTETIRDRRKEGTLLWLMDKTQTAMGARNLRRWIDAPLRNEKAINERLAAVAELIKNVRLRTDLTRVLGCVRDLERLAGKVSYNSVNPRDVLAIGNSLVVLPVVKGILDKAKCELLQSLAADISLFERETEVVSKAICDNPPMLVSDGGYIADGFNRDLDEYRSAEANGKQWIKDLENKEKAETGIKNLKIGFNHVFGYYIEVTKLNIDLVPERYQRKQTLTNGERYKTDELIELESKVLGAHDKAVALEQAIFAQLRSMLNAIVKDLIVTAGAIAEADTLLSFALVSIENNYVKPTIGAKIKAINIVGGRHPVIEKLLGKNKFTPNDTTLDKDCRTMVITGPNMAGKSTYMRQVAIIVLMAHVGCFVPAEKAEICLVDRIFTRVGASDDLANAQSTFMVEMIEVANILHNATKDSLLIMDEIGRGTSSVDGLSIAWSVMEYVTNVVGAKTLFATHYHELTELEGKLAAVKNYRVLVDEKGDNVVFLHRIARGGTNKSFGIEVAGMAGVPKPVLVRAKEIAKKLERREASDTNSIMLDTLGGVNQSQMSMFAEHDETAEEIRKILKETNVERLTPVQAMLVLADLIERANHG from the coding sequence ATGAGCTTGCCGGACAAATCCAAATTATCCCCTATGATGCAACACTATATGGACGTCAAGGAGCAATATCCCGACGTCATATTGATGTACCGTCTGGGCGACTTCTACGAAATGTTTTTCGACGACGCCGTTACGGTCTCGCGCGAGTTGGAGTTGACGCTCACGGGCCGCGATTGCGGTCTTCCCGAGCGTGCGCCCATGTGCGGCGTTCCCTACCACGCGGTCGACACCTACGTCAGCCGTCTCATCAACAAGGGCTACAAGGTGGCTATTTGCGAGCAACTTACCTCGCCGGGCGAGAGCAAGGGTATGCTCGAACGTGACGTCGTTCGTGTCATCACGGCGGGCACGGTGGTCGAGGACACCATTCTCGACGAGAAGCAAAACAACTATCTCGCCGCGTTTTATTACACCGCCAAGGGCTGCGGCGTCGCCTACGCCGACCTTTCGACGGGCGAATTTAAGTTGACGCAGACCGAGGGAGAGGACGCTCTAAAGATGGCCGAGAACATTCTCAACGGCGTACACGCCAGCGAGATAATCCTCAACGCGGACGGCAAGAATAGGCTCAATCCCGACGCCGTGTACCGCGTCAATCCCACCATATACTACGACTACGCCTTCAAATATACGGACGCGTACGGCGTATTGTGCCAACAATTCGGCGTGCGCACCTTGGAGGCCTACGAGTGCGAGGATTGTCCCTTGGGCATATCGGCGGCAGGCGCTCTTATGTCCTATTTGTTGGAGACGCAAAAGCGCGCTTTGTCCCATTTCAACAAGGTGCAAAAGGTCAATCAATCGTCCATTATGTTCTTCGACGCGGCCACCAGGCGCAATCTCGAACTCACCGAGACCATTCGCGACCGCCGCAAAGAGGGCACTTTGCTTTGGCTGATGGATAAGACGCAGACGGCGATGGGCGCAAGGAATTTGCGCCGATGGATAGACGCGCCTTTGCGCAACGAGAAGGCCATCAACGAGCGGCTTGCAGCCGTAGCCGAACTCATCAAAAACGTGCGCCTACGCACGGATTTGACGCGTGTTTTGGGCTGTGTGCGCGATTTGGAGCGTTTGGCCGGCAAGGTGTCGTACAATTCGGTCAACCCCCGCGACGTTCTCGCCATCGGCAATTCGCTGGTCGTGCTGCCCGTCGTCAAAGGCATACTCGACAAGGCCAAGTGCGAGTTGTTGCAATCCCTCGCCGCCGATATCTCCCTCTTCGAGCGCGAGACCGAGGTGGTCAGCAAGGCCATTTGCGACAATCCGCCCATGCTCGTCAGCGACGGCGGCTACATTGCCGACGGTTTCAACCGCGATTTGGACGAATACCGCTCGGCCGAGGCCAACGGCAAGCAATGGATCAAGGATTTGGAAAACAAAGAAAAGGCCGAGACGGGCATCAAAAACCTCAAAATAGGTTTCAACCACGTATTCGGCTACTATATCGAGGTGACTAAGCTTAATATTGACTTGGTGCCCGAGCGCTACCAACGCAAGCAGACCTTGACCAACGGCGAACGCTACAAGACGGACGAACTCATCGAGTTGGAAAGCAAGGTGCTGGGCGCACACGACAAAGCGGTCGCTTTGGAGCAGGCCATTTTCGCGCAGTTGCGCAGTATGCTCAACGCCATCGTCAAGGACCTCATCGTCACGGCGGGCGCCATCGCCGAGGCGGACACCTTGCTGTCCTTCGCTTTGGTGAGCATCGAAAACAACTACGTCAAGCCCACCATCGGCGCCAAGATCAAGGCCATCAATATCGTGGGCGGGCGCCATCCCGTCATCGAGAAATTGCTCGGCAAAAACAAGTTCACGCCCAACGACACCACCTTGGACAAGGATTGCCGCACCATGGTCATCACCGGCCCCAATATGGCGGGCAAAAGTACCTATATGCGGCAGGTGGCCATCATCGTTTTGATGGCGCACGTGGGCTGTTTCGTCCCCGCCGAAAAGGCGGAGATATGCCTCGTCGACCGCATTTTCACGCGGGTGGGCGCTTCGGATGACCTCGCCAACGCGCAGAGTACATTCATGGTGGAGATGATCGAGGTGGCCAACATTCTGCACAACGCTACCAAGGATTCCCTGCTTATTATGGACGAAATCGGGCGCGGCACCTCGTCGGTGGACGGCCTGTCCATCGCCTGGAGCGTGATGGAATACGTCACCAACGTCGTAGGCGCCAAGACCTTGTTCGCCACGCACTACCACGAATTGACCGAGTTGGAGGGCAAGTTGGCTGCGGTCAAGAACTACCGCGTATTGGTGGACGAGAAGGGCGACAACGTGGTGTTTTTGCACCGCATCGCACGCGGTGGCACCAACAAGAGTTTCGGCATCGAGGTCGCGGGCATGGCGGGCGTACCAAAACCCGTCTTGGTACGCGCCAAAGAGATTGCCAAGAAGCTCGAACGCCGCGAAGCGAGCGACACCAATTCCATTATGTTGGACACGTTAGGCGGTGTAAATCAATCGCAAATGAGTATGTTTGCAGAGCACGACGAAACCGCCGAAGAAATACGCAAAATACTCAAGGAGACCAACGTCGAACGGCTGACGCCCGTGCAGGCTATGCTGGTGTTGGCCGACCTTATCGAGAGGGCAAACCATGGCTGA
- the miaB gene encoding tRNA (N6-isopentenyl adenosine(37)-C2)-methylthiotransferase MiaB: MNYLIKTYGCQMNVHESEKIAGMLEAIGYSACNSEEDADIVVFNTCCIRDTAEKKIQGNIGVLKGLKRQKKDMIIAVVGCMTQQKGAAELLKKKFPYVDIVLGTSNLAELPAAVVARRRGKKSVSLADSTVDADAKLPVTRTSYPNAWVNIMYGCNNFCTYCIVPYVRGRERSRKIEDVVAEVRALIAEGYKEITLLGQNVDSYGSDLADGENFADLLERIAQIEGKYRIRFMTSHPKDFSSKVIDVIARYPNICNNVHLPVQSGSDRILKAMNRHYDRARYLAIIEELKAKLPDVGITSDIMIGFPGETDEDFEDTLDLVRKVRFSNAFTFVYSPRKGTPAATMEQIPPGVKKARITALVAEQNRITKEISDTYTGHSYEVLVEDVAPKRAGCVCGRTESGRLVTFEGGADLIGQFVTVKITRSQSASLFGEIL; this comes from the coding sequence ATGAATTACCTTATCAAGACGTACGGTTGCCAAATGAACGTGCATGAGTCCGAAAAGATCGCCGGTATGCTCGAAGCCATCGGCTATTCGGCGTGCAATAGCGAAGAAGACGCGGATATCGTGGTCTTCAATACTTGCTGTATCCGCGACACCGCCGAGAAGAAGATTCAGGGCAATATCGGGGTTTTGAAAGGGCTCAAACGCCAAAAGAAAGACATGATTATCGCCGTCGTGGGCTGTATGACCCAGCAAAAAGGCGCCGCCGAGTTGCTCAAAAAGAAATTCCCCTACGTGGATATCGTTTTGGGCACGTCCAATTTGGCCGAATTACCCGCCGCAGTCGTAGCCAGACGGCGCGGAAAAAAGAGCGTTTCGCTCGCCGACAGCACCGTCGACGCGGACGCCAAATTGCCCGTTACCCGTACCTCCTATCCCAACGCTTGGGTCAATATTATGTACGGTTGCAACAATTTTTGCACCTACTGCATCGTGCCCTACGTGCGCGGGCGTGAGCGTTCGCGCAAAATCGAGGACGTGGTCGCCGAGGTGCGCGCGCTTATCGCCGAAGGGTACAAGGAGATCACCTTGCTCGGGCAGAACGTAGACAGTTACGGCAGCGACCTTGCGGACGGCGAAAACTTCGCAGACCTCCTAGAGCGCATCGCCCAAATCGAAGGCAAATACCGCATACGCTTTATGACCTCGCACCCCAAGGACTTTTCGAGCAAAGTCATCGACGTCATAGCGCGCTATCCCAATATATGCAACAACGTGCACTTGCCCGTGCAATCGGGTTCGGACAGGATTCTCAAAGCGATGAATCGCCACTACGATCGCGCCCGCTACCTCGCCATCATCGAGGAACTCAAGGCCAAATTGCCCGACGTCGGCATTACGTCGGACATAATGATCGGCTTCCCCGGCGAGACGGATGAGGACTTCGAGGACACCTTGGATCTGGTACGCAAGGTGCGCTTCTCCAACGCGTTCACCTTCGTCTATTCGCCGCGCAAAGGCACGCCCGCCGCCACGATGGAGCAGATACCGCCCGGCGTCAAAAAAGCGCGTATCACCGCTTTGGTTGCCGAACAAAACCGCATCACCAAAGAGATCAGCGACACCTACACGGGGCATTCGTATGAAGTGCTGGTCGAGGACGTCGCGCCCAAGCGGGCAGGGTGCGTGTGCGGCAGGACGGAGAGCGGTCGATTGGTCACTTTCGAGGGCGGCGCCGACCTTATCGGGCAATTCGTTACGGTCAAAATCACGCGGTCACAGTCCGCTTCATTGTTTGGAGAGATACTATGA
- a CDS encoding glucose-6-phosphate isomerase, producing the protein MERIRLDYNNMMADYIGKEGFTDQEIEAIKPQAAKAFEYVRDNSGKGMLGWAELAYNQDAIVEDIIATAKAVRKQFKAFVVLGIGGSALGPIAVFQALKHLHYNELPDDKRGGPKFYVEDNVDPERMNALMDIIDPKETCFNVITKSGATSETMSQYLIISDILQKQIGADWAKNVIATTDTCKGNLIKLAQKEGFKTFYIPDSVGGRFSELCPVGLLPAAVLDIDIKAFLAGAKDMQERSKSADPAENAPLMCAVLQYIAMRKGKNISVMMPYADSLKYIADWYCQLWGESLGKAVDYDGKTVYAGQTPVKALGVTDQHSQIQLYTEGPFDKVVTFIAVDNFRKEYLIPQGLPDFPDVNFLCGNDMGTLLNNERIATEYALTKANRLNHTIYVPQVNEFTLGQLLMLFMLETAYCGALLNINTFNQPGVEEGKKATFALFDRKGFEEKKKELQSAKAKSEKYIIG; encoded by the coding sequence ATGGAACGTATCAGATTGGATTACAACAATATGATGGCCGATTATATCGGCAAAGAGGGCTTCACCGACCAAGAGATCGAGGCCATCAAGCCCCAAGCGGCCAAGGCTTTCGAGTACGTGCGCGACAACAGCGGCAAAGGGATGCTCGGCTGGGCGGAATTGGCCTACAACCAAGACGCCATCGTCGAGGATATCATCGCCACCGCCAAGGCGGTGCGCAAGCAGTTCAAGGCCTTCGTCGTGCTGGGCATCGGCGGCTCGGCTTTGGGCCCCATCGCCGTATTTCAGGCGCTCAAACACCTGCACTACAACGAGTTGCCCGACGACAAGCGCGGCGGCCCCAAGTTCTACGTGGAAGACAACGTGGACCCCGAGCGTATGAACGCTTTGATGGATATCATCGACCCCAAGGAGACCTGCTTCAACGTCATCACCAAATCGGGCGCCACCAGCGAGACCATGAGCCAATACCTCATCATCAGCGATATTCTCCAAAAGCAGATCGGTGCGGATTGGGCGAAGAACGTCATCGCCACCACGGACACCTGCAAAGGCAACCTCATCAAATTGGCCCAAAAAGAGGGCTTCAAGACCTTCTACATTCCCGATTCGGTGGGCGGTCGCTTCTCCGAGTTGTGCCCCGTGGGCTTGTTGCCCGCGGCCGTATTGGACATTGATATCAAGGCATTCCTCGCGGGTGCCAAAGATATGCAGGAGCGCTCCAAATCCGCCGACCCCGCCGAGAACGCGCCCTTGATGTGCGCCGTCTTGCAATATATCGCCATGCGCAAGGGCAAGAACATTTCGGTTATGATGCCCTATGCCGACAGCCTCAAATATATCGCGGATTGGTATTGCCAACTGTGGGGCGAGAGTTTGGGCAAGGCCGTCGACTACGACGGCAAGACCGTATACGCGGGGCAAACGCCCGTCAAAGCGTTGGGCGTCACCGACCAGCACAGCCAAATCCAACTGTACACCGAAGGCCCCTTCGACAAGGTGGTCACGTTCATCGCCGTGGACAATTTCCGCAAGGAATATCTCATACCGCAGGGCTTGCCCGATTTCCCCGACGTCAACTTCCTGTGCGGCAACGATATGGGCACTTTGCTCAACAACGAGCGCATCGCCACCGAGTACGCGCTCACCAAGGCCAACCGTCTCAATCACACCATCTACGTTCCCCAAGTCAACGAGTTTACTTTGGGGCAACTGTTGATGCTCTTCATGCTCGAGACCGCCTACTGCGGCGCTTTGCTCAATATCAACACCTTCAACCAACCCGGCGTGGAAGAGGGCAAGAAAGCCACCTTCGCTTTGTTCGACCGCAAGGGATTCGAAGAAAAGAAGAAAGAGTTGCAGTCTGCCAAGGCCAAGAGCGAGAAGTATATCATCGGCTAA